In Crinalium epipsammum PCC 9333, the following are encoded in one genomic region:
- a CDS encoding class I SAM-dependent methyltransferase: MSQKTNDYQLISNLTPEEKRIATRFNRQYRGEALELPEDLKTLPIYRDWVTGNLAAKIASPFWEIQQPQKNQHCLDIGCGVSFLIYPWREWGAFFSGQDISSVARDALISRGPQLNSKLFKGVELGAARQLRYDDAQFDFAIATGWSCYYSLDYWQDVIKEVKRVLKPHSSFVFDVLNPEKPLALDWAVLETELGAEVFLEPLADWEKLIKSAGGKINKQLSGELFELYKVTF; the protein is encoded by the coding sequence TTGTCTCAAAAAACTAACGATTACCAACTCATCAGTAACCTGACACCAGAGGAGAAACGTATTGCTACTCGCTTTAACCGACAATATCGGGGTGAAGCGTTAGAACTCCCTGAAGATCTAAAAACTTTACCGATTTATCGAGATTGGGTGACAGGAAATCTCGCTGCCAAAATTGCTTCTCCTTTCTGGGAAATACAACAACCTCAAAAAAATCAGCACTGTTTGGATATCGGCTGTGGTGTGAGCTTTCTCATCTATCCCTGGCGCGAATGGGGAGCTTTCTTTTCGGGTCAAGATATTAGTTCAGTAGCACGAGATGCCTTAATCAGTCGCGGTCCTCAACTGAACTCGAAGTTGTTCAAGGGTGTTGAATTAGGCGCTGCCCGTCAGTTACGTTATGATGATGCCCAATTCGATTTCGCGATCGCTACAGGTTGGAGTTGCTATTACTCCCTGGATTACTGGCAAGATGTGATCAAGGAAGTCAAGCGGGTACTCAAACCTCATAGTTCTTTTGTTTTTGATGTGCTTAACCCTGAAAAGCCGCTTGCGTTAGACTGGGCGGTATTAGAAACAGAGTTGGGTGCAGAAGTATTTTTAGAGCCTCTAGCAGACTGGGAAAAACTTATTAAGTCTGCTGGAGGCAAGATCAATAAACAATTGTCAGGAGAGTTATTTGAGCTATATAAAGTAACTTTTTGA
- a CDS encoding MEKHLA domain-containing protein, with protein MNNNQLPWQQQDIICHSQYLLRSFQHWTGRSLIDISGSTIEQAEGLFKANFVLVSHGTEADPIFNYANQIALELWQMTWNDFTRLPSRLSAEPVEQRERERLLAETINQGFSHYQGVRISRTGNRFFIKNGIIWNVLNEDNQICGQAAVFSDYTPV; from the coding sequence ATGAATAATAATCAGCTACCTTGGCAGCAGCAAGATATAATTTGCCACAGTCAATACTTATTGCGAAGTTTTCAGCATTGGACAGGGCGATCGCTCATCGACATCTCAGGTTCTACTATAGAGCAAGCAGAAGGTTTATTTAAAGCCAATTTTGTCCTTGTTTCTCATGGAACAGAAGCAGATCCCATTTTTAACTATGCTAATCAAATAGCTTTAGAACTTTGGCAAATGACCTGGAATGATTTTACCCGTTTGCCTTCTCGTTTAAGTGCTGAACCAGTTGAACAAAGGGAACGCGAGCGCTTGTTAGCAGAAACTATAAATCAAGGTTTTTCTCACTACCAAGGTGTGCGAATTAGTCGCACAGGAAACCGTTTTTTTATAAAAAATGGCATCATTTGGAATGTTTTAAATGAAGATAATCAAATATGCGGTCAAGCTGCCGTTTTTTCTGATTATACACCCGTTTAA